Sequence from the Candidatus Rokuibacteriota bacterium genome:
AGAAGGGCAAGGGGCCCGAGGGCAAAGCGGTGCCCAACATCACGCCCGACAAGGGCACGGGCATCGGCGACTGGACCGAGGAGCAGATCGCCGAGTACCTGGGCACGGGCAATCGACCCGACGGCGACGTGGCGGGTGGCCTGATGGGCGAGGTGATTCAGGGCACTTCAGCCGGACTCAAGGACCTGACCGCGGCCGATCGCCTCGCGATCGCCCGCTACCTGAAGTCCATCCCGGCCATCAAGAACGAGATCGGGGACTAGGCCGAGTCAACCCCATGAGGGATCGGGCGCCGGCCCCGCGGACGCCCATTCCCGAGCAAGGAGGCGAGGGATGAACGCAAGAGCGAGAGTGAGTGCGAGCCTCGTGATCGGTATCCTGGCTGCCGTCACCGCGGCGGGATGCGCCCCGAAGATGCGCATGGGCTCGGGGGACATCGTGGCCGATCGCCAGCGCCTGATGAAGCTCAACGGGGCGAGCTGGGCGGACATCCAGGCCAAGGCCAAGGCGGGCCAGATCGAGGCCATTGCAGTGAACGCGGAAACCCTCGCGCTCAACGCCATGCACATTCCCTCGCTCTTCCCCGAGGGGTCGCACACCGAGAAGTCCAAGGCAAAGCCGGAGGTCTGGCAGAAGTGGGCCGAGTTCGAGAAGGCCGCCAAGACCATGGAGGCCGAGGCCGTGAAGCTGCGGGACGCCTCCAAGTCCAAGAACGAGGCCCTGACCCAGTCCCTCGTGAAGGACTTCGGCCGCCTCGCGTGTGGCAACTGTCACACGCCCTTCCGGGTCCCCCCGCCGCCGCAGCCGCGCTCCTAGGACGCCGGGGTCGAGGGCGGCTCTTCCGGGAGTCCCGTGGGGGAGCCCCCCTCGCAGTTCACCGCGATCCACTTCCCCTGTGGTAGCCTCGACCTCTATCCACACGAAAACCGGTAGCGCCAAGACGACACGCAGCGACGGAGGAATCGGAGGGAGGCGATCGCATGGCGATGCGGGTCGAGACCGACACCCTCGGGGCGATCGAGGTCCCGGCGGACCGTTACTGGGGCGCCCAGACCCAGCGGTCGCTCCAGCACTTCCGGATCGGCGGTGACCGCTTTCCGCGGGAGATGATCCGGGCCTTCGGCATCCTCAAGAAGGCCTGCGCGCTCGGGAACCGGGACCTCGGGCTCCTGCCCGACGCCACGGCCCGGGCCATCGCTCAAGCGGCGCAGGAGGTCATCGAAGGGACGCTGGACGCCCATTTCCCGCTGGTGGTCTGGCAGACCGGCAGCGGCACCCAGACCAACATGAACTGCAACGAGGTCATCGCCAATCGGGCGATCGAGTTGCTGGGCGGCGCGCTCGGCTCGAAGGATCCGGTCCACCCCAACGACGACGTCAACATGAGCCAGTCCTCGAACGACACCTTCCCGACCGCCATGCACATCGCGACCGTGGAGCAGCTCCACGGGCGGCTCCTCCCGGCGGTGCGCCGGCTCCGGGACACGCTGGACGCGAAGGCGCGGGCCTTCGCCGACGTCGTCAAGATCGGACGGACGCACCTCCAGGACGCGGTGCCGCTGACGCTTGGACAGGAGATCTCGGGGTGGGTCAGCCAGCTCGACCACGCGCGCCGCCATCTCGAGGCGGCCCTGCCACACCTCTACGAGCTGGCCATCGGGGGGACTGCGGTGGGGACGGGGCTCAACGCCCCTCCGGAGTTTGCCGAGCGCGCGGCCCAGAAGATCGCGGAGCTGACCGGGCAGCCGTTCGTCTCGGCGGAGAACACGTTCGAGGCCCTGGCCGCTCACGACGCCCTGGTGGCAGCCCACGGGGCGCTCAAGACCCTGGCGGCGGCCGTCACGAAGATCGCCAACGACGTCCGGTGGCTGGCCTCGGGACCGCGCTGCGGGATCGGTGAGATCACGATCCCGGAGAACGAGCCCGGCAGCTCCATCATGCCCGGCAAGGTCAACCCCACGCAATCCGAGGCACTCATGATGGTGTGTGCCCAGGTCCTCGGCAACGACGTGGCCGTGAACGTGGGTGGGGCCTCGGGGAACTTCGAGCTGAACGTCTTCAAGCCGCTGATCATCCACAATG
This genomic interval carries:
- a CDS encoding cytochrome c, with protein sequence MNARARVSASLVIGILAAVTAAGCAPKMRMGSGDIVADRQRLMKLNGASWADIQAKAKAGQIEAIAVNAETLALNAMHIPSLFPEGSHTEKSKAKPEVWQKWAEFEKAAKTMEAEAVKLRDASKSKNEALTQSLVKDFGRLACGNCHTPFRVPPPPQPRS
- the fumC gene encoding class II fumarate hydratase, whose translation is MAMRVETDTLGAIEVPADRYWGAQTQRSLQHFRIGGDRFPREMIRAFGILKKACALGNRDLGLLPDATARAIAQAAQEVIEGTLDAHFPLVVWQTGSGTQTNMNCNEVIANRAIELLGGALGSKDPVHPNDDVNMSQSSNDTFPTAMHIATVEQLHGRLLPAVRRLRDTLDAKARAFADVVKIGRTHLQDAVPLTLGQEISGWVSQLDHARRHLEAALPHLYELAIGGTAVGTGLNAPPEFAERAAQKIAELTGQPFVSAENTFEALAAHDALVAAHGALKTLAAAVTKIANDVRWLASGPRCGIGEITIPENEPGSSIMPGKVNPTQSEALMMVCAQVLGNDVAVNVGGASGNFELNVFKPLIIHNVLQSIRLLADACESFEEHCARGIEPDRERIRQHLERSLMLVTALAPRLGYDRAAEIATKAHREGLTLREAALALGHLTAEEFDRWVRPERMLGPRQSRP